A DNA window from Meiothermus cerbereus DSM 11376 contains the following coding sequences:
- a CDS encoding DNA-formamidopyrimidine glycosylase: protein MPELPEVETTRRILEPYLLGQRIQKLLHQDPARYRHTERAEGRKVLGTSRRGKYLILQLDQGLEAIIHLGMTGGFRFEPHRHTRVTLVLPQQTLYYTDPRRFGKWWVVEAGDYREIGLLGRMGPEPLSPDFTPVGFKQALAQTRRKIKEVLLSQEAVAGVGNIYADESLWLSKIHPERPAHTLSPAEVKRLHRAIREVMGQAVEAGGSTLSDESYQQPNGEPGYFQFAHKAYDRTGQPCRRRGCKGRIVKMVVGGRGTHFCPVCQQNSR, encoded by the coding sequence ATGCCCGAGCTTCCCGAAGTCGAGACCACCCGGCGCATCCTCGAGCCCTACTTGCTGGGCCAGCGCATCCAAAAACTCCTGCACCAAGACCCTGCCCGTTACCGCCACACCGAGCGGGCCGAGGGACGCAAGGTACTGGGCACCTCGCGCCGAGGCAAGTATCTGATTCTGCAGCTCGACCAGGGCCTCGAGGCCATTATTCACCTGGGCATGACCGGCGGCTTTCGCTTCGAGCCACACCGGCACACTCGAGTAACCCTTGTGCTCCCCCAGCAGACCCTCTACTATACCGATCCCCGCCGCTTTGGGAAGTGGTGGGTGGTCGAGGCGGGCGACTACCGCGAGATTGGCCTCTTAGGCCGCATGGGGCCCGAGCCGCTCTCACCGGACTTTACCCCAGTCGGCTTCAAACAGGCGCTGGCCCAGACCCGCCGAAAAATCAAAGAGGTACTGCTCTCACAAGAAGCGGTGGCGGGGGTGGGCAACATCTACGCCGACGAGTCGCTGTGGCTGAGCAAAATTCACCCCGAACGGCCCGCCCATACCCTTTCCCCCGCCGAAGTAAAAAGGCTGCACAGGGCCATCCGGGAAGTTATGGGGCAGGCGGTCGAGGCCGGGGGCTCCACCCTCTCGGACGAAAGCTATCAGCAACCCAACGGCGAGCCCGGCTATTTCCAGTTTGCCCACAAGGCCTACGATCGCACCGGCCAGCCCTGCAGGCGCAGGGGCTGTAAGGGCCGGATTGTCAAGATGGTGGTGGGTGGGCGCGGAACGCACTTCTGCCCGGTGTGCCAGCAAAATAGCCGGTAG
- a CDS encoding D-alanine--D-alanine ligase family protein, translated as MKVLLLAGGPPGEHEVSLSSARGVLAAMPHPTELAVMAKDGRWLLGEDAHEALLAGVAEHGTHPFPPPIPWPDYDVVFPLLHGPLGEDGVIQGFLQLLRRPYVGAGVASSALCMDKDLCKRVLQQSGIPVVPWVTLYKGEPASRPPFAPPYFVKPANTGSSVGISKVKAEQDATKALAEAFAWDNKVLVEQGIEGVRELEVALLGNIQAEASVVGEITYQAEFYDYETKYTAGKAQLHLPASIAPELSDKIRATAIAAYRILGVRGMARVDFFLSGTGELYLNELNTIPGFTPTSMYPKLWQASGLEYPALLDRLVRLALEP; from the coding sequence TTGAAGGTTTTGCTACTGGCCGGCGGCCCCCCCGGCGAACACGAGGTCTCGCTCTCCTCGGCGCGGGGCGTGCTGGCGGCCATGCCCCACCCCACCGAGCTGGCCGTGATGGCCAAGGATGGCCGGTGGCTGCTGGGGGAGGACGCGCACGAAGCCCTGTTGGCCGGGGTCGCGGAGCATGGTACCCACCCCTTCCCGCCCCCCATTCCCTGGCCGGATTACGACGTGGTTTTTCCGCTGTTGCACGGTCCCCTGGGCGAGGATGGGGTCATCCAGGGCTTTTTGCAGTTGCTGCGGCGGCCCTACGTGGGCGCGGGCGTGGCCAGCTCGGCGCTGTGCATGGACAAGGATCTCTGCAAGCGGGTTTTGCAGCAGTCTGGCATACCGGTGGTTCCCTGGGTTACCCTTTACAAAGGCGAGCCTGCCTCCAGGCCGCCCTTCGCGCCGCCCTACTTTGTCAAACCGGCCAACACCGGCTCCTCGGTGGGCATCTCCAAGGTCAAGGCCGAACAGGACGCGACCAAGGCCCTGGCCGAGGCCTTTGCCTGGGATAACAAGGTGCTGGTGGAGCAGGGCATCGAAGGGGTGCGGGAACTCGAGGTGGCCCTTTTAGGCAATATCCAGGCCGAGGCCAGCGTGGTGGGCGAAATTACCTACCAGGCCGAGTTTTACGACTACGAAACCAAGTACACCGCGGGTAAAGCGCAGCTCCATCTGCCTGCTTCCATTGCCCCCGAACTTTCCGACAAAATCCGGGCTACGGCCATTGCGGCCTACCGCATCCTGGGCGTGCGGGGCATGGCCCGGGTGGATTTTTTCCTGTCGGGCACGGGCGAACTCTACCTCAACGAGCTCAACACCATCCCCGGCTTCACCCCCACCAGCATGTACCCCAAGCTCTGGCAGGCCAGCGGCCTCGAGTACCCGGCCCTGCTCGACCGGCTGGTGCGGCTGGCCCTCGAGCCCTAG
- a CDS encoding glutaredoxin family protein: protein MITMYTTSWCPDCHATKQALANLGLPFKEVNIEQDPSALELVMKVNNGKRSVPTLVYGEHAASMSRFSISKLKAWVEQVGLRPGDANPT from the coding sequence ATGATTACCATGTACACAACCTCCTGGTGCCCCGACTGCCATGCCACCAAGCAAGCCCTGGCAAACCTTGGTTTGCCTTTCAAAGAAGTCAACATCGAGCAAGACCCCAGCGCTTTAGAGCTGGTGATGAAGGTCAACAACGGCAAGCGCAGCGTGCCCACCCTGGTATATGGCGAGCATGCCGCCTCGATGAGCCGGTTCTCTATTAGCAAGCTTAAGGCCTGGGTCGAGCAGGTGGGCCTTCGGCCTGGTGATGCGAACCCCACCTGA